The Xiphophorus hellerii strain 12219 chromosome 5, Xiphophorus_hellerii-4.1, whole genome shotgun sequence genome window below encodes:
- the golga7ba gene encoding golgin A7 family, member Ba isoform X2, whose product MATEFHNLQELRHSASLANKVFIQRDYSEGTTCRFQTKFPSELESRIELTLFEETVKTLNNFYAEAEKIGGQSYLEGCLACATAYLIFLCMETRYEKVLKKIAKYIQEQNEKIYAPRGLLITDPIERGMRVIEISIYEDRGSSGSSSGSSSVSGSTAR is encoded by the exons ATGGCGACAGAG TTCCATAACCTGCAGGAGTTGAGGCACAGCGCGTCTCTTGCCAACAAGGTGTTCATCCAGAGGGACTACAGCGAAGGGACCACATGCAGGTTTCAGACCAAGTTCCCGTCTGAGCTGGAGAGCAGG ATTGAACTGACTCTGTTTGAGGAGACTGTGAAGACGCTGAACAACTTCTATGCAGAAGCAGAAAAGATTGGAGGCCAGTCTTACCTGGAGGGCTGTCTGGCGTGTGCCACGGCTTATCTCATCTTCCTCTGCATGGAGACTCGCTACGAGAAG GTGTTGAAGAAAATAGCAAAGTACATCCAAGAGCAGAACGAGAAGATCTATGCTCCCAGAGGTCTGCTTATCACTGATCCCATCGAAAGGGGAATGCGTGTT ATTGAGATATCCATCTACGAAGACCGAGGTTCCAGTGGCTCCAGCTCCGGCAGCAGTTCGGTGTCTGGCAGCACCGCTCGATGA
- the golga7ba gene encoding golgin A7 family, member Ba isoform X1 gives MLCCFTVFIFCPTQFHNLQELRHSASLANKVFIQRDYSEGTTCRFQTKFPSELESRIELTLFEETVKTLNNFYAEAEKIGGQSYLEGCLACATAYLIFLCMETRYEKVLKKIAKYIQEQNEKIYAPRGLLITDPIERGMRVIEISIYEDRGSSGSSSGSSSVSGSTAR, from the exons ATGCTCTGCTGCTTCActgtctttattttctgtccAACTCAGTTCCATAACCTGCAGGAGTTGAGGCACAGCGCGTCTCTTGCCAACAAGGTGTTCATCCAGAGGGACTACAGCGAAGGGACCACATGCAGGTTTCAGACCAAGTTCCCGTCTGAGCTGGAGAGCAGG ATTGAACTGACTCTGTTTGAGGAGACTGTGAAGACGCTGAACAACTTCTATGCAGAAGCAGAAAAGATTGGAGGCCAGTCTTACCTGGAGGGCTGTCTGGCGTGTGCCACGGCTTATCTCATCTTCCTCTGCATGGAGACTCGCTACGAGAAG GTGTTGAAGAAAATAGCAAAGTACATCCAAGAGCAGAACGAGAAGATCTATGCTCCCAGAGGTCTGCTTATCACTGATCCCATCGAAAGGGGAATGCGTGTT ATTGAGATATCCATCTACGAAGACCGAGGTTCCAGTGGCTCCAGCTCCGGCAGCAGTTCGGTGTCTGGCAGCACCGCTCGATGA
- the crtac1a gene encoding cartilage acidic protein 1a isoform X1, translating into MLGSGVLLVLLMVWHRSDGQNSESMFQVVTQTMLPPDSVHNPTQLNYGMAVTDVDGDGDLEVVVAGYNGPNLVLKYDRTQNKLVNIALDNTDSPYYALRDRAGNAIGVTACDVDGDGREEIYFLNTNNAYSGRATYSDKLFKLRNGRYEDLLSDELNVRRGVANQMAGRSVACIDRKGTGRYSIYVANYAQGRVGPHALLEMDESASDVSKGVIALSDVAAQAGVNKFTGGRGVVVGPILNHMRSDVFCDNENGANFLFKNNGDGTFVDMAQQAGVEDRAQHGRGVALADFNGDGKTDIVYGNWNGPHRLYLQTSDFKFRNVASRDFGSPSPIRTVIAADFDNDKELEVFFNNIAYRGDAPNRVFRVSRRVNADPSIDELKVGDAAEPQGRGTGGTVTDLDGDGQLDLLLAHGESAQQPISVFKVKQGASNNWLRVIPRTQFGAFARGAKVTVFTAQSGSLTRIIDGGSGYLCEMEPVAHFGLGTDEAKVLEVSWPDGTTMTRALEAGERNSVVEVAYPRDGDVSVLANDTQCGNGFTVRNGRCEAGI; encoded by the exons ATGTTGGGTTCAGGAGTGCTGCTCGTCCTGCTCATGGTGTGGCATCGGTCCGATGGCCAGAACTCTGAGTCTATGTTCCAGGTAGTAACACAGACCATGCTGCCACCTGACAGCGTGCACAACCCCACACAGCTCAACTACGGCATGGCTGTGACTGATGTGGACGGTGATGGAGACCTAGAAGTGGTGGTTGCCGG atACAACGGTCCGAATCTGGTGCTGAAGTACGACCGCACCCAAAATAAGCTGGTAAACATCGCCCTCGACAACACAGACTCCCCATACTATGCACTTAGGGACAGGGCAGGAAATGCTATTGGAGTGACTGCCTGCGATGTGGACGGAGATGGACGTGAAGAGATCTATTTCCTCAACACCAACAACGCCTACTCTG GACGGGCTACGTATTCAGACAAGCTTTTCAAGCTTCGCAACGGTCGCTATGAAGATCTGCTCAGCGACGAACTCAATGTCCGCCGGGGTGTCGCCAATCAAATGGCTGGACGTTCAGTTGCTTGTATCGACAGAAAG GGAACAGGTCGGTACTCCATTTACGTGGCGAACTACGCCCAAGGAAGGGTCGGTCCACATGCCCTCTTAGAAATGGACGAGAGCGCCAGTGACGTGTCCAAGGGAGTCATTGCCCTCTCCGACGTCGCTGCTCAGGCTGGAGTCAACAAGTTCACAG GTGGTCGCGGCGTGGTTGTTGGACCAATCCTCAACCACATGAGGTCTGACGTGTTCTGCGACAATGAGAACGGTGCCAACTTCCTGTTCAAGAACAATGGAGATGGGACTTTTGTGGACATGGCCCAACAGGCGG GTGTGGAGGACCGGGCCCAGCATGGCAGGGGAGTAGCTCTGGCTGACTTCAACGGTGACGGAAAGACAGACATCGTCTACGGCAACTGGAATGGCCCACACAGACTCTACCTTCAGACCAGCGACTTCAAGTTCCGC AATGTTGCCAGTAGAGATTTTGGTTCTCCGTCGCCTATCCGCACCGTCATCGCTGCAGACTTCGATAATGACAAGGAGCTGGAGGTGTTCTTTAACAACATTGCCTACAGAGGAGATGCACCAAACAGAGTGTTCAG GGTGTCAAGAAGAGTTAATGCAGACCCTTCGATCGATGAGCTTAAAGTGGGAGATGCTGCGGAGCCGCAGGGGCGAGGAACAG GTGGAACTGTGACGGACCTGGATGGGGACGGACAGCTGGACCTGCTGCTGGCTCATGGGGAGAGCGCCCAGCAGCCAATCTCAGTCTTTAAGGTCAAACAG GGAGCGTCCAACAATTGGCTGCGGGTCATTCCTCGTACCCAGTTTGGGGCGTTTGCCCGTGGTGCCAAGGTTACAGTCTTCACCGCTCAGAGTGGGTCTCTCACACGCATCATCGACGGAGGCTCAGGGTACCTGTGTGAGATGGAGCCTGTCGCCCACTTTGGATTAG GAACAGACGAGGCAAAAGTCCTGGAGGTCTCCTGGCCAGACGGCACCACCATGACTCGGGCTCTTGAGGCTGGAGAAAGGAACTCTGTGGTGGAAGTAGCCTACCCCAGAGACGGAGACGTATCTGTGCTTGCCAATGACACGCAG TGTGGGAACGGCTTTACCGTCAGGAATGGGCGTTGTGAAG cAGGTATTTGA
- the crtac1a gene encoding cartilage acidic protein 1a isoform X2, translating into MLGSGVLLVLLMVWHRSDGQNSESMFQVVTQTMLPPDSVHNPTQLNYGMAVTDVDGDGDLEVVVAGYNGPNLVLKYDRTQNKLVNIALDNTDSPYYALRDRAGNAIGVTACDVDGDGREEIYFLNTNNAYSGRATYSDKLFKLRNGRYEDLLSDELNVRRGVANQMAGRSVACIDRKGTGRYSIYVANYAQGRVGPHALLEMDESASDVSKGVIALSDVAAQAGVNKFTGGRGVVVGPILNHMRSDVFCDNENGANFLFKNNGDGTFVDMAQQAGVEDRAQHGRGVALADFNGDGKTDIVYGNWNGPHRLYLQTSDFKFRNVASRDFGSPSPIRTVIAADFDNDKELEVFFNNIAYRGDAPNRVFRVSRRVNADPSIDELKVGDAAEPQGRGTGGTVTDLDGDGQLDLLLAHGESAQQPISVFKVKQGASNNWLRVIPRTQFGAFARGAKVTVFTAQSGSLTRIIDGGSGYLCEMEPVAHFGLGTDEAKVLEVSWPDGTTMTRALEAGERNSVVEVAYPRDGDVSVLANDTQCGNGFTVRNGRCEGI; encoded by the exons ATGTTGGGTTCAGGAGTGCTGCTCGTCCTGCTCATGGTGTGGCATCGGTCCGATGGCCAGAACTCTGAGTCTATGTTCCAGGTAGTAACACAGACCATGCTGCCACCTGACAGCGTGCACAACCCCACACAGCTCAACTACGGCATGGCTGTGACTGATGTGGACGGTGATGGAGACCTAGAAGTGGTGGTTGCCGG atACAACGGTCCGAATCTGGTGCTGAAGTACGACCGCACCCAAAATAAGCTGGTAAACATCGCCCTCGACAACACAGACTCCCCATACTATGCACTTAGGGACAGGGCAGGAAATGCTATTGGAGTGACTGCCTGCGATGTGGACGGAGATGGACGTGAAGAGATCTATTTCCTCAACACCAACAACGCCTACTCTG GACGGGCTACGTATTCAGACAAGCTTTTCAAGCTTCGCAACGGTCGCTATGAAGATCTGCTCAGCGACGAACTCAATGTCCGCCGGGGTGTCGCCAATCAAATGGCTGGACGTTCAGTTGCTTGTATCGACAGAAAG GGAACAGGTCGGTACTCCATTTACGTGGCGAACTACGCCCAAGGAAGGGTCGGTCCACATGCCCTCTTAGAAATGGACGAGAGCGCCAGTGACGTGTCCAAGGGAGTCATTGCCCTCTCCGACGTCGCTGCTCAGGCTGGAGTCAACAAGTTCACAG GTGGTCGCGGCGTGGTTGTTGGACCAATCCTCAACCACATGAGGTCTGACGTGTTCTGCGACAATGAGAACGGTGCCAACTTCCTGTTCAAGAACAATGGAGATGGGACTTTTGTGGACATGGCCCAACAGGCGG GTGTGGAGGACCGGGCCCAGCATGGCAGGGGAGTAGCTCTGGCTGACTTCAACGGTGACGGAAAGACAGACATCGTCTACGGCAACTGGAATGGCCCACACAGACTCTACCTTCAGACCAGCGACTTCAAGTTCCGC AATGTTGCCAGTAGAGATTTTGGTTCTCCGTCGCCTATCCGCACCGTCATCGCTGCAGACTTCGATAATGACAAGGAGCTGGAGGTGTTCTTTAACAACATTGCCTACAGAGGAGATGCACCAAACAGAGTGTTCAG GGTGTCAAGAAGAGTTAATGCAGACCCTTCGATCGATGAGCTTAAAGTGGGAGATGCTGCGGAGCCGCAGGGGCGAGGAACAG GTGGAACTGTGACGGACCTGGATGGGGACGGACAGCTGGACCTGCTGCTGGCTCATGGGGAGAGCGCCCAGCAGCCAATCTCAGTCTTTAAGGTCAAACAG GGAGCGTCCAACAATTGGCTGCGGGTCATTCCTCGTACCCAGTTTGGGGCGTTTGCCCGTGGTGCCAAGGTTACAGTCTTCACCGCTCAGAGTGGGTCTCTCACACGCATCATCGACGGAGGCTCAGGGTACCTGTGTGAGATGGAGCCTGTCGCCCACTTTGGATTAG GAACAGACGAGGCAAAAGTCCTGGAGGTCTCCTGGCCAGACGGCACCACCATGACTCGGGCTCTTGAGGCTGGAGAAAGGAACTCTGTGGTGGAAGTAGCCTACCCCAGAGACGGAGACGTATCTGTGCTTGCCAATGACACGCAG TGTGGGAACGGCTTTACCGTCAGGAATGGGCGTTGTGAAG GTATTTGA
- the LOC116719675 gene encoding polymeric immunoglobulin receptor-like, giving the protein MWSHQHIIVCTALSFVISAEGLIQVFGYEGRDVKFSCHYDQGYKDSEKYFCKNHCGSSDVLITTKQKNKGKYSITDDKNNRIVTVTISDLQSRDAGKYKCGVTRWFIDTYSEVKLHIKEDRCCNTVNKTQSIEEGSVTISCPYDSQSVNKLKFLCRGNRPSTCRQQAVINSSNTQNGRFRLSDDRKSKIFTVTISSLNLKDSGSYLCGVQRNSGFDVFSAVELKVKAKLFCLESYHISGIEGRPVTLQCPNSGQHDNKKFLCKGDQHNNCTDMMENQTKFKLLNVSSICFSVIITELEAADAGTYYCGSDSQLRFIKIQLAVVSPNKTSSVAPTSSAEQVTSQPSSHKSDVSLFYILPAVFALLLILTFVLLLVLKYKSRIKQVDGINGNVLNSADSNVEMRINDVYDLQEDVVYMNSSTPNILNHDNNDIYNNIL; this is encoded by the exons ATGTGGAGCCATCAACACATCATCGTCTGCA cagctctgagtTTTGTGATCAGTGCTGAAGGTTTGATCCAAGTGTTTGGATATGAGGGAAGAGATGTAAAGTTTTCATGTCACTATGATCAGGGATATAAGGATagtgaaaaatacttttgtaagaaTCACTGTGGCTCCAGTGACGTTCTCattacaacaaaacagaaaaataaaggcaAATATTCCATCACTGatgataaaaataacagaatcgTCACAGTGACCATCTCTGATCTTCAATCACGTGATGCTGGGAAATACAAGTGTGGAGTCACTAGGTGGTTTATTGACACCTACAGTGAAGTAAAACTGCACATAAAAGAAG ACAGATGTTGCAACACGGTGAATAAAACCCAAAGTATTGAGGAAGGTTCAGTGACCATCAGCTGTCCGTACGACTCTCAGTCTGTCAACAAGCTGAAGTTCCTCTGCAGAGGAAACCGGCCCTCCACATGTCGACAGCAGGCAGTGATCAACTCTAGCAACACACAAAATGGACGATTCAGACTCTCTGATGACAGGaagtcaaaaatattcacagtgACCATTTCCAGTCTGAACCTGAAGGATTCTGGGTCGTATCTTTGTGGAGTCCAGAGAAACTCAGGAtttgatgttttctctgctgttgAACTGAAGGTCAAAG CAAAATTGTTCTGTCTGGAGTCGTACCACATCAGTGGCATTGAGGGACGTCCAGTAACTCTGCAGTGTCCTAATTCAGGACAACATGATAACAAGAAGTTCCTCTGTAAAGGAGACCAACACAACAACTGTACAGACATGATGGAGAACCAAACAAAGTTCAAGCTGCTCAATGTCTCCTCCATCTGTTTCTCTGTGATCATCACTGAACTGGAAGCAGCTGATGCAGGAACATACTACTGTGGTTCAGACTCTCAGCTGAGATTCATAAAGATACAGCTGGCAGTCG TCTCTCCAAATAAAACCAGCTCTGTGGCTCCAACCAGCTCTGCTGAACAGGTTACATCACAGCCATCATCACATAAATCTG atgtttctttATTCTACATTCTGCCTGCGGTCTTCGCTCTGCTTCTGATCCTGACATTTGTCCTTTTGCtggttttaaaatacaaatcaagGATCAAGCAAG tggATGGAATCAATGGAAACGTGTTGAACTCTGCTGATAGTAATGTGGAGATGAGAATCAATGAT gtcTATGATTTACAAGAGGATGTTGTTTACATGAACTCTTCCACTCCAAACATTTTGAATCATGATAACAATGATATCTACAACAACATCCTTTAA